A single region of the Syngnathus acus chromosome 6, fSynAcu1.2, whole genome shotgun sequence genome encodes:
- the LOC119124543 gene encoding very long-chain acyl-CoA synthetase-like, translating to MLLWLVLAAFAVGLFFRFPYFYQDVKFIVTSLRLQRKVLHYTQTNYTLVDRFLERAKKHPHKPLLLFKDETFTYQEADRLSTQAARLLLQSGQVKPGDTVTLFVANEPMFVWLWLALFKLGCSVALLNTNIRSKSLLHCFKCSGAQVLLVAQDLQAAVMEVLPELLEQQVKVFFLGNTQTNSDMHGFADKMTNMSCEPLAKDLRSHLNMHSPAFYVYTSGTTGLPKAAVLTHNKLWRMAMVLSSCNLKSDDVLYISLPLYHTSGLVGFAGAIELGITVALKSKFSSSQFWDDCRKYNVTAIQYIGEVMRFLCNTPKKPNDRIHNVRLAIGNGIRANVWRDFLNRFGNIQILELYGATEGNIIFMNYCGKIGAVGRANFLFRWRYPFALIKYDVEEEQPLRDSSGLCIQVPEGEPGLLVSKISANTPFLGYARDLQQTEKKKLHDVLKKGDVYFNTGDLMLFDKDGFIYFQDRIGDTFRWKGENVSTNEVADVITQADCITEATVYGVEVPGNEGRVGMAAVVLRDGCTLDSEGIFKHLESFLPTYARPRFIRIQSSLDVTGTFKLMKTRLVREGFDPSAINDPLYFLDDKEKKYVPLTMDIVNAVLSGKIKI from the exons ATGCTCTTGTGGTTGGTCCTCGCAGCCTTTGCGGTTGGCCTATTTTTTCGCTTCCCTTACTTCTACCAGGATGTCAAATTTATCGTGACAAGTCTGCGATTACAACGCAAAGTTTTGCACTACACACAGACCAACTACACTCTCGTGGACCGTTTTTTGGAGCGAGCGAAGAAGCATCCGCACAAGCCGCTCCTCCTCTTCAAAGATGAGACGTTCACGTACCAGGAGGCCGACCGACTCAGCACCCAGGCCGCCAGGTTGCTGCTGCAAAGTGGTCAAGTTAAGCCAGGCGACACGGTGACTTTGTTCGTGGCCAATGAGCCCATGTTCGTGTGGCTCTGGTTGGCTCTGTTCAAGCTTGGATGTTCGGTGGCGCTCCTCAACACCAACATCAGGTCCAAGTCTCTGCTGCATTGCTTCAAATGCAGCGGCGCTCAAGTTCTGCTGGTGGCTCAAG ACTTGCAGGCTGCCGTGATGGAGGTTCTCCCAGAGCTTCTGGAGCAACAGGTGAAGGTGTTCTTCTTGgggaacacacaaacaaattcaGACATGCACGGCTTCGCAGACAAGATGACAAATATGTCCTGTGAACCCCTCGCCAAAGATTTAAGATCGCATTTGAACATGCACAGTCCTGCCTTCTATGTGTATACATCAGGGACGACAG GTCTTCCTAAGGCAGCTGTGCTAACTCACAACAAACTGTGGCGCATGGCTATGGTTCTGAGCTCATGCAACTTGAAATCAGATGATGTGCTATATATCAGCCTCCCTCTCTACCACACATCAGGACTTGTTGGATTCGCGGGTGCCATTGAGTTAG GTATCACAGTTGCGCTAAAGAGTAAATTCTCTTCATCTCAGTTCTGGGATGACTGCAGGAAATACAACGTGACTGCCATACAGTATATTGGTGAAGTTATGCGGTTTCTATGTAACACACCAAAA AAACCCAACGACCGAATCCACAATGTAAGACTTGCGATCGGCAATGGCATCCGAGCCAACGTTTGGAGAGATTTTTTAAACCGCTTTGGAAACATTCAAATCCTGGAGCTTTACGGAGCAACGGAGGGTAACATTATTTTCATGAATTACTGCGGAAAGATCGGCGCTGTGGGACGAGCCAACTTCTTGTTTCGA TGGCGTTATCCCTTTGCACTGATCAAATATGATGTGGAAGAGGAGCAACCTCTGAGGGATTCATCGGGTCTCTGCATCCAGGTTCCTGAAG GTGAGCCTGGCCTTCTGGTGTCTAAGATATCTGCAAACACGCCATTCTTGGGCTACGCAAGAGACCTGCAGCAGAccgagaagaagaagctgcACGACGTCTTAAAGAAAGGCGATGTCTACTTTAACACCGGCGACTTGATGCTCTTCGACAAAGACGGCTTCATTTACTTTCAAGACCGCATCGGCGACACTTTCAG gtggAAGGGAGAGAACGTGTCCACTAATGAAGTGGCTGATGTCATCACTCAGGCTGACTGCATCACTGAGGCCACCGTGTATGGTGTGGAAGTGCCAG GCAACGAGGGCAGAGTAGGCATGGCGGCCGTAGTTCTACGAGACGGATGTACGTTGGATTCTGAAGGCATCTTCAAGCATCTTGAAAGCTTCCTGCCGACCTACGCCAGGCCACGTTTTATAAGGATTCAG AGCTCCTTAGATGTCACGGGAACATTCAAGCTGATGAAGACCAGGTTGGTTAGGGAAGGCTTTGACCCCTCTGCTATCAATGATCCACTCTATTTCTTGGATGACAAGGAGAAGAAATATGTCCCACTTACAATGGATATAGTCAATGCAGTATTATCAGGCAAGATcaaaatttaa